In Dama dama isolate Ldn47 chromosome 20, ASM3311817v1, whole genome shotgun sequence, a single window of DNA contains:
- the DTYMK gene encoding thymidylate kinase isoform X1, with translation MGGPGGLERWWREDAAMAGRRGALIVLEGVDRAGKSTQSRKLVDALCAEGHRAELLRFPERSTEIGKLLGSYLEKKSEVEDHSVHLLFSANRWEHVPLMKEKLSQGVTLVVDRYAFSGVAFTSAKENFSLDWCKQPDVGLPKPDLVVFLQLQLAEAAVRGEFGRERYESGPFQQRALQRFQQLLADPSLPWKTVNASRSIEDVHREIRALSEDAIRAAAHRPLGQLWT, from the exons ATGGGCGGCCCGGGCGGTCTGGAGCGGTGGTGGCGGGAAGACGCTGCGATGGCGGGCCGGCGTGGCGCGCTCATCGTGTTGGAGGGCGTGGACCGCGCGGGGAAAAGCACTCAGAGCCGCAAGCTGGTGGACGCGCTGTGCGCCGAGGGCCACCGCGCCGAGCTGctgcgcttccctg AAAGATCAACTGAAATTGGCAAGCTGCTCGGCTCCTACTTGGAAAAGAAAAGCGAGGTGGAGGATCACTCGGTGCACCTGCTCTTCTCTGCGAACCGCTGGGAACACGT GCCGTTAATGAAGGAGAAGTTGAGCCAGGGCGTCACCCTGGTCGTGGACAGATATGCCTTCTCCGGAGTCGCCTTCACCAGCGCCAAGGAG AATTTCTCCCTGGACTGGTGTAAGCAGCCGGACGTGGGCCTCCCCAAGCCCGACCTGGTCGTCTTCCTGCAGCTGCAGCTCGCGGAGGCGGCGGTGCGGGGCGAGTTTGGCCGCGAGCGCTACGAGAGTGGCCCCTTCCAGCAGCGCGCCCTGCAGCGCTTCCAGCAGCTCCTGGCAGACCCAAGCCTGCCCTGGAAG ACGGTCAACGCCTCCAGAAGCATCGAGGACGTCCACCGGGAGATCCGCGCGCTGTCTGAGGACGCCATCCGGGCCGCCGCGCACAGGCCCCTGGGGCAGCTGTGGACGTAG
- the DTYMK gene encoding thymidylate kinase isoform X2, which translates to MGGPGGLERWWREDAAMAGRRGALIVLEGVDRAGKSTQSRKLVDALCAEGHRAELLRFPERSTEIGKLLGSYLEKKSEVEDHSVHLLFSANRWEHVPLMKEKLSQGVTLVVDRYAFSGVAFTSAKELQLAEAAVRGEFGRERYESGPFQQRALQRFQQLLADPSLPWKTVNASRSIEDVHREIRALSEDAIRAAAHRPLGQLWT; encoded by the exons ATGGGCGGCCCGGGCGGTCTGGAGCGGTGGTGGCGGGAAGACGCTGCGATGGCGGGCCGGCGTGGCGCGCTCATCGTGTTGGAGGGCGTGGACCGCGCGGGGAAAAGCACTCAGAGCCGCAAGCTGGTGGACGCGCTGTGCGCCGAGGGCCACCGCGCCGAGCTGctgcgcttccctg AAAGATCAACTGAAATTGGCAAGCTGCTCGGCTCCTACTTGGAAAAGAAAAGCGAGGTGGAGGATCACTCGGTGCACCTGCTCTTCTCTGCGAACCGCTGGGAACACGT GCCGTTAATGAAGGAGAAGTTGAGCCAGGGCGTCACCCTGGTCGTGGACAGATATGCCTTCTCCGGAGTCGCCTTCACCAGCGCCAAGGAG CTGCAGCTCGCGGAGGCGGCGGTGCGGGGCGAGTTTGGCCGCGAGCGCTACGAGAGTGGCCCCTTCCAGCAGCGCGCCCTGCAGCGCTTCCAGCAGCTCCTGGCAGACCCAAGCCTGCCCTGGAAG ACGGTCAACGCCTCCAGAAGCATCGAGGACGTCCACCGGGAGATCCGCGCGCTGTCTGAGGACGCCATCCGGGCCGCCGCGCACAGGCCCCTGGGGCAGCTGTGGACGTAG